A single window of Sander lucioperca isolate FBNREF2018 chromosome 22, SLUC_FBN_1.2, whole genome shotgun sequence DNA harbors:
- the chmp6b gene encoding charged multivesicular body protein 6 — protein MGNLFGKKKQTRVTEQDKAVLQLKQQRDKLRQYQKRINLQLEKERLLAKQLLKNGKKEKALLLLKKKRYQDQLLDKTENQIGNLERMVQDLEFAQIETKVIQGLKVGNECLKKMHEVMSVEEVERIMDETQDAIEYQRQIDDMLAGSFSQEDEDAVLAELEAITQGDVELPEVPEDELPDVPEAAEEKPERDRPRKKQEREMLAV, from the exons ATGGGAAATCTTtttggaaaaaagaaacaaacccGAGTGACAGAACAAGACAAAGCGGTTTTG CAACTGAAACAGCAGCGAGATAAGCTGAGGCAGTATCAGAAGAGGATCAACCTGCAGCTGGAGAAGGAGAGGCTTCTGGCCAAGCAGCTGctgaaaaatggcaaaaaaga GAAAGCGCTCCTCTTGCTGAAAAAGAAGCGCTACCAGGATCAGCTTCTGGACAAGACGGAGAACCAGATTGGCAACCTGGAGCGCATG GTCCAAGACCTGGAGTTCGCCCAGATCGAAACGAAAGTCATCCAAGGGCTGAAAGTGGGGAATGAATGTCTGAAGAAAATGCACGAG GTGATGTCTGTCGAAGAAGTCGAACGGATTATGGATGAAACCCAAGATGCCATCGAGTACCAAAGG CAAATAGACGACATGCTGGCTGGCTCTTTCTCACAAGAAGACGAAGACGCCGTGCTGGCGGAGCTGGAGGCCATCACTCAG GGAGACGTCGAGCTTCCCGAGGTTCCCGAAGACGAGCTTCCAGACGTCCCAGAGGCCGCAGAGGAGAAACCAG AGAGGGATCGTCCCAGAAAGAAGCAGGAGCGCGAGATGCTCGCTGTGTAG